GCCGGTGCGTTCCCTCGATTCTTTTGAGCCGGCTCTGCACCGGGTGGAGGAGATTTCGCCGCGGGTGCTGGATGAGGCGGTCGCCAGCGTGCCGCCCGAGTGGTACGATTTCGACCAGGAGGCGCTGCTCTCGCTGATCAGCCGGCTCTACGACCGCCGCAAGCGGATCCGGCAGATGCTCATCGAGACCCGGGATTGTTTTCGACAGCCGTTTCCGAATTGGACGACTTGATGCCCGAGGCAACCTTCGAGCGCTGTCAATTCTTTCTTCTGCGTTATACCCCGAACCTCATTCGGAATGAGTCGGTGAACATCGGGGTCTTTTTCTACCATCCCGCCGAACGGGAATTGCAGGTTCGCCTGACCGATAATTTTCGCCGCGTCAAACGGCTCCATCCCTGGGCGGATGTTGAGCTGCTCGCCCGGCTCGAGGCGGATTTTGCCGCCCAGATCGAATCCCAGGTGGCCGATCTCGGCGCCTACGTGACCCATCTCCAGGACACCCTTTCGGCCACCCTCCAGGTCAGCGAGCCCAAGGGCGTCTTGACCCAGGATCCGGCGGCGGAATTCGACCGGCTGTTTGACACCTACGTGCGCGAGCCGCGCTATCCGGGCCGGGCGGCCGTGGCGCTGGAAGGTGGTCGAGCTTGGATTCGCAATCGGATGGTGCCTGTGTTTCGCCGGCTGGGCATCCTTTCCAAACTCGAACTGCGGGTCTCGGTGGCGGAATTCACCTGCCATGGCGACCGCTTCCGGCTCGACTACGGCTACCGAAGAAATGGCACTCGCGGCTTTCTCCATGCGCTTTCCCTCGCTGCTGATCCCGCCCAGGCAAAAATCCTGGCCTATACCATGGAGCGCATCCGGGCGAAGCTGCCCTCTTCGGAGATGACGGTGATCACCGAAGCTGAAGCCTCTCCGGAGATCGAGGCCCACCAGTTCGTGTCTCGTATTTTGGCGGAGCAGGAGATTCAGATGATTTCCGTCGCCAGGCTCGACGAGCTGGCCGAATCCCTCCGCCAGACGATTCGCTGACTGGCCGCTGATTGCTTGGGGCCCCATCCGCGCTTGAGCCGTACCCGATTCCACTAAAGGGTTGCGCGGTGTTGCCGCTGGGCGTGGTAGGAGCTGCGGACGAGTGGCCCGGCCTCGACGTGCCGGAAGCCCATGCGTTCGCCCTGGCGCTTGAATGCGGCAAACTCCTCGGGGTGGTAGTAGCGAGCGATGGGCAGATGCTCGCCGTCGGGCTGGAGATATTGGCCGATGGTCAGGATATCGCAGCGCTGGGCAACGAGGTCGCGCATGGTGGCGAGGATTTCTTCCTTCTCTTCGCCCAGCCCGACCATCAGGCCGGACTTGGAGATCATGGAGGGATCGATTTCCTTGACGCGGCGAATCAGTTCGAGCGAGCGCTCGTAGCGCGCCCCGCGGCGCACCTGACGGTAGAGGCGGGGAACGGTTTCGGTGTTGTGGTTGAGCACGTCCGGGCGAGCCCGGACAACGGTTGCGAGCGCCTGCCCGTCACCGCGAAAATCGGGGATGAGGACTTCCACCTGGCAGCCGGGCTTGGCGAGGCGGATGGCGCGGATGGTTTCGGCAAAGATGCCCGCGCCGCCGTCGGGCTGGTCGTCACGGTTGACCGAAGTGACCACGGCGTATTCGATCCCCATCTTGACGACGGCCTCGGCCACTCGCCGCGACTCATCCGGGTCGGGTGGAGCGAGCGGCTTGCCGGAAGGGACGGCGCAGAAGCCGCAACGCCGCGTGCAGAGATTGCCGAGGATCATGAAGGTGGCGGTGCGCTGCTCCCAGCATTCGCCGATATTCGGGCAACGGGCCGACTCGCAAACCGTGTGCAGCCCGTTCGCCCGCATGAGGCGCTTCAGTTCGAGGTAATTGGGCCCGCCGGGAAAACGCACCCGGAGCCACTCGGGCCGCGGCAAGCGCGGCGGTGTGGCCTGAATGACTGGCAGTGTGAAAAGGTGCATATGCAAGCTTTGATTGTAGCACGACAGATAGACAGGTAGCGGCGACGAAGGCTACGCCTTCGTCGCCGGTTTGTACCGAGTGCGTGGTATATAGTTCGGTTCTATGACGCGCCTTCGGCGGCTGGTGCTCAGTGACAAAATCTTTTTTCTCACGACGAATCTCCGTCGCGGACTAGCGCCGTTCAGTCCCAGAGAGCGTAAGCTGTTGTCTCACACGGTGGCGGCAGTTCGCAGGCGAAGGCAGTTTCAACTCGCTGGCTTTGTGGTTATGCCCGACCATCTTCATCTCTTGGTCCGGCCGCTGCCTGGGGATCCGATCTCAGTGCTCATGCAGGAATTAAAGTATGTAAGCGGGCGAAGGATCAACATCGCCCGGGGCAGCCGAGGAACGCTTTGGCAAAAGGGATTCTTTGATCACTTCATGCGCACTCCCAAAGAATTCGCCGAGACACTTGACTACATACATCAAAACCCTGTGCGCAAGGGACTGGCGCAGAGTGCGGAAGATTGGCGCTGGTCAAGCGCCCCAGCCTATGCTGGCCTTGAATGCATAATCACCATCGACTTCATCGATCTACCTGCACAGTCAGAGAAACCCTTGAGCTAGTGCCGTTCCAACTATCTCCCACTAAGTGTTTTTCGAGAAGCGCAGCCGGATGGATAGTTTGCCGCTGCATTTCACGCTTATGCTTAGTTAGTTGGAACGGCACTAGCGGTCTGCCCCAAAAGCCGACGAGGAATGCGGGCAAAGCCCAAGCGCATTCCTCGCCGCTACCGCCACGCGGCGCCCCTTGTCTCGCAGCGAGGGGGCTGTTAGAGTTTTGTGTGCACTTAAGCGAGAAAATGGAAAACAGAAAATGGGAAACGGGATTAAAGGCCTGTTTTCCGATTTCCGACTTCGGTTTTCTAATCGCATTTTTCGAGCGCCGCGGCAAGCATTCGGAGGTGTCTTTTGGCTGATACGCCGCAGTACGATCTGGCCGTCATCGGGAGCGGACCCGGGGGCTACGTGGCCGCCATTCGCGCCTGCCAGTGGGGGCTGAAAACGCTCATCATCGAACGTGAAGCCGTCTTTGGCGGCACTTGCTTGAACTGGGGCTGCATCCCTACCAAGGCGCTGCTCTACCATGCCGAAATCTACGATCTCATCAAGAACGCACGGGAGTTTGGCATCGAATGCAAAGGCGTTTCGCTCGACTGGGCTGCCGTCCGCGCCCGAAAAGATAAGATCGTCAAGAAGCACAACAAAGGCCTGGAATTTCTCTTCCGCAAGAATAAGGTGGAATCCATGACCGGCGTCGGGCGCATCAAGGCGCCGCCCCGACAAGTCGGGGCGCCGGGCGTCGTCACGGTCGAGAAGGACGGCAAGACGAGCGAAATCCGAGCCAGGAATATCCTCATCGCCGCCGGTGCGGAGGCGCGCGGTTTGCCCGGAATCGAGTTTGATGGCGAGACGATTCTCAGCAACAAGGAGATCTTGAGCTTGCCGGCGGTGCCGAAATCGTTGATCGTCGTCGGCGCCGGCGCCGTCGGCGTCGAGTTTGCTTCCATCTTTCACGCCTTCGGCGCGGAAGTAACGCTGCTCGAAATGCTGCCCCGCCTGGTGCCGATCGAGGACGAAGAAATTTCCGCCGAACTTGAAAAATCTTTCAAGAAGCGCGGCATCAAAGTCCTGACGCAAGCCCTGGTCGAGAGTGTCAAGAAGACGGCGAAGGGCGTGACCGTCACCTATGAAAGCAAGGCTCAAAAGGAGTCCGCCTCGGGCGCGCTCAGCGCCGAAAAAATCCTGATCGGGATTGGACGAAAGCCGAACACGGAAGGACTGGGGCTCGATAAGACCCGCGTCAAGGTTGACCGCGGCTACATCCACGTCGGGCCGTACATGGAGACGGACGAGCCGGGCATCTACGCCATCGGCGACCTGGTGGCTGGCTTTCCGCAACTGGCTCATGCCGCTTCCATGGAAGGCATTGTGGCGGTGGGGAAGATGGCTGGCCGGAAGGTGCCGCCGGTGAATCGAGATCGCATCCCGGGCTGCACCTATTGTGAGCCGCAGATTGGCTCCGTCGGGCTTACCGAGCGCGCCGCCCGCGAGGCGGGGCACAAGGTTCAGGTGAGCAAGTTCCCGTTTGCCGCCAACAGCAAGGCTTCCATCATCGGCC
This genomic stretch from Candidatus Acidiferrales bacterium harbors:
- a CDS encoding DUF3037 domain-containing protein, coding for MFSTAVSELDDLMPEATFERCQFFLLRYTPNLIRNESVNIGVFFYHPAERELQVRLTDNFRRVKRLHPWADVELLARLEADFAAQIESQVADLGAYVTHLQDTLSATLQVSEPKGVLTQDPAAEFDRLFDTYVREPRYPGRAAVALEGGRAWIRNRMVPVFRRLGILSKLELRVSVAEFTCHGDRFRLDYGYRRNGTRGFLHALSLAADPAQAKILAYTMERIRAKLPSSEMTVITEAEASPEIEAHQFVSRILAEQEIQMISVARLDELAESLRQTIR
- the lipA gene encoding lipoyl synthase, with the protein product MHLFTLPVIQATPPRLPRPEWLRVRFPGGPNYLELKRLMRANGLHTVCESARCPNIGECWEQRTATFMILGNLCTRRCGFCAVPSGKPLAPPDPDESRRVAEAVVKMGIEYAVVTSVNRDDQPDGGAGIFAETIRAIRLAKPGCQVEVLIPDFRGDGQALATVVRARPDVLNHNTETVPRLYRQVRRGARYERSLELIRRVKEIDPSMISKSGLMVGLGEEKEEILATMRDLVAQRCDILTIGQYLQPDGEHLPIARYYHPEEFAAFKRQGERMGFRHVEAGPLVRSSYHAQRQHRATL
- the lpdA gene encoding dihydrolipoyl dehydrogenase, whose protein sequence is MADTPQYDLAVIGSGPGGYVAAIRACQWGLKTLIIEREAVFGGTCLNWGCIPTKALLYHAEIYDLIKNAREFGIECKGVSLDWAAVRARKDKIVKKHNKGLEFLFRKNKVESMTGVGRIKAPPRQVGAPGVVTVEKDGKTSEIRARNILIAAGAEARGLPGIEFDGETILSNKEILSLPAVPKSLIVVGAGAVGVEFASIFHAFGAEVTLLEMLPRLVPIEDEEISAELEKSFKKRGIKVLTQALVESVKKTAKGVTVTYESKAQKESASGALSAEKILIGIGRKPNTEGLGLDKTRVKVDRGYIHVGPYMETDEPGIYAIGDLVAGFPQLAHAASMEGIVAVGKMAGRKVPPVNRDRIPGCTYCEPQIGSVGLTERAAREAGHKVQVSKFPFAANSKASIIGQQEGFIKVVADEKYGELLGVHIIGPLATELIAEAVLALQLEATVDDLLFTIHAHPTLWEGMADAVAGVRGLAVNF